A window from Dioscorea cayenensis subsp. rotundata cultivar TDr96_F1 chromosome 10, TDr96_F1_v2_PseudoChromosome.rev07_lg8_w22 25.fasta, whole genome shotgun sequence encodes these proteins:
- the LOC120269989 gene encoding protein SIEVE ELEMENT OCCLUSION B-like translates to MEAYQTLVRLFETIHLDNMKILRALMYSKDDLPIINGTTKRRVSVEVLRRKIVMLFITDLDISHEELFVLIQLYNDTHQGKVERHYEIVWLPVSDRHVPWLQSREESFNRLASSMPWYSLVHPSLLDKAVVKYIRDVWHFDKKPLLVVLDPQGKEVCPNALHMMWIWGSLAFPFTSNREEALWKQEIWRLELLVDEIDPAILQWVSEGRHICLYGGDNIEWIRSFTRTLRRVAQDARVPLEMVYVGRSNPKEKVKRAMSVIAEEKLSGYWPDVAMIWFFWVRLESMWYSKMQHDCTVEDDHIMQEVMQILSFDGSEEGWAVISPGSVGILKSQGNKLLDCLMQYDAWKDTVELEGFIPALGKALLPYQTHEHCTRLILPRESGKIGEKIVCAECKKPMEKYVLYRCCTD, encoded by the exons ATGGAGGCTTACCAGACACTAGTGAGACTATTTGAAACCATTCATCTTGACAACATGAAGATTCTCAGAGCACTCATGTACTCCAAGGATGACCTGCCTATCATCAACGGCACCACCAAGAGAAGAGTCAGCGTCGAAGTACTGAGGAGAAAGATCGTCATGCTCTTCATCACCGATCTCGATATTAGCCATGAAGAGCTCTTCGTTTTGATTCAATTATACAATGACACACACCAAGGAAAAGTGGAGAGACACTATGAGATCGTATGGCTTCCTGTCAGTGACCGTCATGTTCCTTGGCTACAGTCAAGAGAAGAAAGCTTCAATCGCTTGGCATCATCAATGCCATGGTACTCTTTGGTGCATCCTTCATTGTTGGACAAGGCGGTGGTGAAATACATAAGGGATGTGTGGCATTTTGACAAGAAGCCATTGTTGGTGGTGTTGGATCCACAGGGGAAAGAGGTGTGCCCCAATGCACTTCACATGATGTGGATTTGGGGTAGTCTAGCCTTCCCTTTCACTAGCAACAGGGAGGAGGCTCTATGGAAGCAAGAGATTTGGAGGCTTGAATTATTAGTTGATGAGATTGATCCTGCCATACTTcaatgg GTGAGTGAAGGGAGGCATATATGCCTCTACGGAGGAGATAACATAGAGTGGATAAGAAGTTTCACCAGAACACTGAGACGCGTCGCTCAAGATGCAAGGGTCCCATTGGAGATGGTCTACGTGGGAAGGAGTAACCCAAAAGAGAAGGTCAAGAGAGCAATGTCAGTGATTGCAGAAGAGAAACTGAGTGGGTATTGGCCAGACGTGGCCATGATATGGTTCTTTTGGGTGCGTCTAGAAAGCATGTGGTACTCCAAGATGCAACATGACTGCACAGTTGAGGATGATCATATAATGCAAGAAGTGATGCAGATACTGAGCTTCGATGGCAGTGAGGAAGGCTGGGCGGTCATTAGCCCGGGCTCGGTAGGGATCCTAAAGTCACAGGGAAACAAGCTGTTGGATTGTCTAATGCAGTATGATGCTTGGAAAGACACTGTGGAGCTGGAAGGGTTCATTCCGGCGCTGGGGAAAGCTCTGCTGCCATATCAGACTCATGAGCACTGCACCAGACTTATACTTCCCAGAGAGTCAGGCAAGATTGGAGAGAAGATTGTGTGCGCTGAATGCAAGAAACCCATGGAGAAGTATGTTCTTTATCGCTGCTGCACTGATTGA
- the LOC120270261 gene encoding protein SIEVE ELEMENT OCCLUSION B-like — protein sequence MAGTVVVPMQKMQLIKGERHLFSSSDDSVVMKQIMATHAPDSREVDVRPILDIVEDILKRANPSYILMPQTQLEVVEAGTHPAEVVSMLEALAYTVHRMSSEINYKCSIGGDAHATTLALLQSLSSYTWDAKLVIVLAAFAISYGEFWLTTQLHTVNPLAKPLAHLKQLPNMLEHTDILKPRFDAINNLIEAMLEVTKCIVEFRELPSEYISHDAPEMAMALAHVPTAVYWTIRGVIASTSQIVSLVGLGHE from the exons ATGGCCGGAACAGTAGTTGTTCCCATGCAAAAGATGCAGCTGATCAAAGGAGAACGCCACCTTTTCTCATCCTCAGACGACAGTGTGGTAATGAAGCAGATCATGGCGACACATGCGCCGGACAGCCGTGAGGTGGATGTAAGGCCGATCTTGGATATTGTTGAAGATATCTTGAAAAGAGCCAACCCTTCTTACATCTTG ATGCCACAAACTCAGCTAGAAGTGGTTGAGGCCGGTACACATCCTGCTGAAGTTGTTTCTATGCTTGAAGCTTTAGCATACACTGTACACAGAATGTCAAGCGAG ATAAATTACAAATGCTCAATTGGTGGAGATGCACATGCAACAACACTGGCTCTGTTGCAATCTCTGTCAAGCTACACTTGGGATGCCAAACTTGTCATTGTCCTGGCAGCCTTTGCCATTAGCTACGGCGAGTTCTGGCTCACTACTCAACTCCACACTGTGAATCCTCTGGCCAAGCCATTGGCACATCTAAAGCAGCTTCCAAACATGCTGGAACACACTGATATCCTAAAGCCAAGGTTTGATGCCATTAATAATCTCATAGAGGCCATGCTTGAAGTCACCAAATGCATTGTTGAGTTCAGAGAGCTGCCATCTGAGTACATATCTCATGATGCACCGGAGATGGCCATGGCCTTGGCTCATGTCCCAACTGCTGTTTATTGGACCATTAGAGGTGTCATTGCTTCTACCTCTCAGATCGTTAGTCTCGTTGGTCTTGGCCATGAGTAA